A DNA window from Vigna angularis cultivar LongXiaoDou No.4 chromosome 1, ASM1680809v1, whole genome shotgun sequence contains the following coding sequences:
- the LOC108330942 gene encoding external alternative NAD(P)H-ubiquinone oxidoreductase B2, mitochondrial codes for MRSFTFFERVSRAFHDHGSNFKLLILCTTLSGGGVLAYGEAVGASEAAVPEKKKVVVLGTGWAGTSFLKNLNNPRYEVHVVSPRNYFAFTPLLPSVTCGTVEARSIVEPVRNIFRKKMVDIQFSEAECLKIDSANRKVYCRSNISNNEKEEFVVDYDYLIIAVGANVNTFNTPGVTENCHFLKEVEDAQKIRRTVIDCFERASLPSLSEEEKKRILHFAIVGGGPTGVEFAASLHDFVTEDLVNLYPGIKDLVKITLLEAGDHILSMFDKRITTFAEDKFRRDGIDVKTGSMVVKVSDKEISTKEMKNGGEITTIPYGMAVWSTGIGTRPFIKDFMSQIGQTNRRAIATDEWLRVESTSNVYALGDCATINQRKVMEDIAAIFKKADKDNSGTLTVKEFQEVLDDICERYPQVGLYLKSNQMHDLADLLKESKGDVEKESIELNIEELKTALSKVDSQMKFLPATAQVASQQGTYLAQCFNRMEECEKNPEGPIRFRGEGRHRFKPFRYKHLGQFAPLGGEQTAAQLPGDWVSIGHSSQWLWYSVYASKQVSWRTRALVVSDWTRRFIFGRDSSQI; via the exons TGGTGGAGGGGTTCTGGCTTACGGAGAGGCTGTAGGGGCATCTGAAGCGGCGGTGCCGGAGAAAAAAAAGGTAGTGGTGCTGGGAACAGGGTGGGCTGGCACGAGTTTCTTGAAGAATCTGAACAATCCCAGATATGAGGTTCATGTGGTCTCTCCTCGCAATTACTTTGCATTCACTCCTTTGCTGCCCAGTGTTACCTGCGGCACCGTGGAAGCCCGCAGCATTGTCGAACCTGTCCGCAATATTTTTCGGAAG AAAATGGTGGACATTCAATTCAGTGAAGCAGAATGTCTTAAGATTGACTCAGCAAACAGGAAGGTATACTGTCGGTCTAATATAAGTAACAACGAGAAAGAAGAATTTGTGGTGGACTATGACTACCTAATCATAGCCGTAGGAGCAAATGTCAACACATTTAATACTCCGGGAGTGACTGAGAATTGCCATTTCTTGAAG GAAGTTGAAGATGCGCAGAAGATTAGAAGAACCGTTATTGACTGCTTCGAGAGAGCAAGTTTGCCAAGTTTAAGtgaggaagaaaagaagagaattcTTCACTTTGCTATTGTTGGAGGTGGTCCAACTGGAGTTGAGTTTGCAGCCTCACTACATGACTTTGTCACTGAGGATTTGGTCAACTTATACCCTGGGATAAAAGATTTAGTTAAAATTACGCTTCTGGAGGCTGGAGATCATATTTTGAGCAT GTTTGACAAAAGAATCACTACTTTCGCTGAAGACAAGTTTAGAAGAGATGGTATTGATGTCAAAACAGGGTCCATGGTTGTGAAGGTTTCTGATAAAGAAATTTCTACTAAGGAAATGAAAAATGGAGGAGAAATTACCACAATCCCATATGGAATGGCTGTCTGGTCAACTGGTATCGGCACTCGTCcatttataaaagattttatgtCACAAATTGGTCAG ACTAATAGACGGGCCATAGCTACTGATGAGTGGTTGAGAGTTGAATCAACTAGCAACGTGTATGCACTTGGTGACTGTGCTACAATAAACCAGCGAAAAGTCATG GAAGATATTGCGGCAATATTTAAGAAGGCTGACAAGGACAATTCAGGAACTCTTACTGTCAAGGAATTTCAGGAGGTATTGGATGACATCTGTGAGAGATACCCTCAGGTGGGGCTATATCTAAAGAGTAACCAGATGCACGACCTTGCTGATTTGTTGAAAGAGTCCAAGGGAGATGTTGAAAAAGAATCTATTGAACTGAATATCGAAGAACTCAAAACCGCACTCTCTAAAGTGGATTCTCAGATGAAATTTCTTCCTGCTACAGCGCAG GTCGCATCTCAGCAAGGCACCTACCTGGCCCAGTGCTTTAATCGGATGGAAGAGTGTGAGAAAAATCCAGAGGGTCCCATCAGATTCAGGGGAGAAGGGCGCCATCGCTTCAAACCCTTTAG GTACAAGCATTTAGGTCAATTCGCTCCTCTAGGAGGAGAGCAAACCGCTGCACAGCTTCCGGGCGATTGGGTTTCAATTGGACACAGCAGTCAATGGCTGTGGTATTCCGTCTATGCAAG CAAGCAAGTAAGCTGGCGCACAAGAGCGTTAGTAGTATCAGACTGGACAAGGCGCTTTATTTTTGGGAGAGATTCAAGTCAAATATGA